From one Mycolicibacterium sp. HK-90 genomic stretch:
- the holA gene encoding DNA polymerase III subunit delta, translating into MTQQIDGLHLVLGDEELLVERAVGSVLRALRQQAGSDDVPVDRMRAGEVSTSELAELLSPSLFAEERMVVLEAAGEAGKDAVALIASAAADLPPGTVLVVVHSGGGRAKALADQLKKLGAQVHPCARITKPAERADFVRSEFRQLRTKVSDDTVTAVLDAVGSNLRELAAVCSQLVADTAGQVDAAAVRRYHSGKAEVKGFDIADKAVTGDVAGAAEALRWAMLAGEPQVVLADALAEAVHTIARVGPLSGDPYRLAGELGMPPWRVQKAQKQARRWSRDSVAEAMRVVAALNADVKGAAADADYALETAVRRVAELATR; encoded by the coding sequence GTGACTCAACAGATCGACGGTCTGCATCTGGTCCTGGGCGATGAGGAACTGCTGGTCGAACGCGCGGTCGGGTCGGTGCTGCGCGCGCTGCGCCAGCAGGCCGGATCCGATGACGTCCCGGTGGATCGGATGCGCGCGGGCGAGGTCAGCACCAGTGAGCTGGCGGAGCTGCTGAGCCCGTCGTTGTTCGCCGAAGAGCGCATGGTGGTTCTGGAGGCCGCCGGCGAGGCGGGCAAGGACGCGGTGGCCCTGATCGCCTCGGCCGCAGCCGATCTGCCGCCCGGCACGGTGCTCGTCGTCGTTCACTCCGGGGGCGGGCGGGCCAAGGCTCTGGCCGATCAGTTGAAAAAGCTTGGTGCACAGGTGCATCCGTGTGCACGCATCACGAAGCCGGCTGAACGCGCGGATTTCGTGCGGTCCGAGTTCCGGCAGTTACGGACCAAGGTCTCCGACGACACGGTGACGGCCGTGCTCGACGCGGTGGGTTCGAACCTGCGTGAGCTCGCCGCGGTGTGCTCACAGCTGGTGGCCGACACCGCCGGACAGGTCGACGCGGCCGCGGTGCGCCGCTACCACAGCGGTAAGGCGGAGGTGAAGGGCTTCGATATCGCCGACAAGGCGGTCACCGGTGATGTCGCCGGCGCGGCCGAGGCGTTGCGGTGGGCGATGCTGGCCGGTGAGCCGCAGGTGGTGTTGGCCGATGCGCTGGCCGAGGCGGTACACACGATCGCCCGGGTGGGGCCGCTGTCGGGGGATCCGTACCGGCTGGCCGGTGAACTCGGGATGCCGCCGTGGCGGGTGCAGAAGGCCCAGAAGCAGGCCAGGAGATGGTCGCGCGACTCGGTGGCCGAGGCGATGCGGGTGGTTGCCGCCCTCAATGCAGACGTAAAGGGCGCAGCGGCAGATGCCGACTACGCCCTTGAGACAGCAGTGCGCCGGGTGGCGGAACTCGCCACCCGGTGA